From a region of the Enterobacter sp. JBIWA008 genome:
- a CDS encoding HlyD family secretion protein yields MDLLIILTYVAFAWVIFKIFRIPVNQWTLATATLGGVFIVAGLILLMNYNHPYTFTAQKAVISIPVTPQVTGVVSEVTDKNNQLIKKGEVLFKLDPGRYQARVDRLQADLVTATHNIDNLKAQLVEAVANTTRVSAERDRLYKDYQRYLKGSQAKVNPFSESDIDNARQNYLAQDALVKGSVAEQTQIQSQLDSMVNGEQSQIASLRAQLAEAKYNLEQTVVRAPSDGYITQVLIRPGTYAAALPLRPVMVFIPEQKRLIVAQFRQNSLLRLKPGDEAEVVFNALPGQVFSGKLTSILPVVPGGTYQAQGALQSLTVVPGMDGVQALIELEPNAEVDALPDGIYAQVAVYSDHFAHVSVMRKVLLRMTSWMHYLYLDH; encoded by the coding sequence ATGGATCTGTTAATTATTTTGACCTATGTGGCATTTGCCTGGGTGATTTTTAAAATATTCCGTATTCCGGTAAACCAGTGGACGCTTGCCACCGCAACGTTAGGCGGGGTGTTTATTGTTGCCGGTCTTATTCTGTTAATGAACTATAACCACCCGTACACCTTTACGGCGCAAAAAGCGGTTATTTCTATTCCTGTTACGCCGCAGGTTACCGGGGTGGTCAGTGAAGTGACCGATAAAAATAACCAGCTTATTAAAAAAGGTGAAGTGTTATTTAAACTTGATCCGGGCCGCTACCAGGCGCGCGTCGACAGACTCCAGGCCGACCTGGTGACCGCGACGCACAACATCGACAATCTCAAAGCGCAGCTGGTGGAGGCCGTCGCTAATACCACGCGCGTCTCGGCAGAGCGTGACCGCCTGTATAAAGATTATCAGCGCTACCTGAAAGGCAGCCAGGCAAAGGTGAATCCGTTCTCTGAAAGCGATATCGACAACGCGCGGCAGAACTATCTGGCGCAGGATGCGCTGGTGAAAGGCTCCGTGGCTGAGCAGACGCAGATTCAAAGCCAGTTAGACAGCATGGTGAACGGCGAGCAATCGCAGATTGCCTCCTTACGCGCCCAGCTTGCCGAAGCCAAATACAATCTGGAGCAGACCGTGGTGCGTGCGCCGAGCGATGGTTATATCACCCAGGTACTGATTCGTCCGGGGACCTATGCCGCCGCGCTGCCTCTGCGTCCGGTAATGGTCTTTATCCCTGAACAGAAGCGTCTGATTGTGGCCCAGTTCCGCCAGAACTCGCTGCTGCGTTTGAAACCGGGCGATGAAGCGGAAGTGGTGTTTAACGCGCTGCCGGGTCAGGTGTTCTCCGGGAAGCTCACCAGTATTCTGCCGGTGGTGCCTGGGGGAACCTATCAGGCGCAGGGCGCGCTGCAGTCGCTGACGGTGGTGCCGGGGATGGACGGCGTTCAGGCGCTTATAGAGCTGGAGCCCAACGCCGAAGTCGATGCTCTGCCGGACGGTATCTATGCCCAGGTTGCAGTTTATTCGGACCATTTCGCCCACGTCTCGGTCATGCGAAAGGTACTGTTACGTATGACCAGCTGGATGCACTACCTCTATCTCGATCACTAA
- a CDS encoding glutathione S-transferase: MKLIGSYTSPFVRKISVLLLEKGIEFEFINEQPYNAENGVAQYNPLGKVPALVTDEGEYWFDSPIIAEYIELLGVAPAMLPADPKAALAVKQVEALADGIMDAALTSVREQARPAGQQSETELLRQREKISRSLDRCEQLIQEGKIQTDSLNLATIAIACAIGYLNFRRVSPGWCVDRPLLVKLAETLFSRESFARTEPPKA, encoded by the coding sequence ATGAAACTCATCGGCAGCTATACCAGTCCCTTCGTGCGAAAAATCTCGGTTCTCCTGCTGGAGAAGGGGATTGAATTTGAATTCATTAATGAACAGCCCTACAACGCGGAAAACGGCGTCGCGCAGTATAACCCGCTGGGGAAAGTCCCGGCGCTGGTCACAGACGAGGGCGAATACTGGTTCGATTCCCCGATTATTGCGGAGTATATCGAGCTGCTGGGCGTTGCACCGGCTATGCTGCCAGCCGATCCAAAAGCGGCGCTGGCGGTTAAGCAGGTCGAAGCGCTGGCCGATGGCATTATGGACGCGGCATTAACCTCTGTACGTGAGCAGGCAAGGCCTGCCGGCCAGCAGTCGGAAACGGAGCTGTTACGCCAGCGTGAAAAAATCAGCCGCAGCCTGGACAGATGCGAACAGCTCATCCAGGAGGGAAAGATTCAAACCGACAGCCTGAACCTGGCGACCATCGCCATCGCCTGCGCTATCGGCTATCTCAACTTCCGCCGGGTTTCCCCTGGCTGGTGCGTTGACCGTCCGCTGCTTGTGAAGCTCGCAGAAACGCTCTTTAGCCGCGAGAGCTTTGCCCGCACCGAACCACCAAAGGCTTGA
- the selA gene encoding L-seryl-tRNA(Sec) selenium transferase, giving the protein MTTHQSLYSQIPATDRLLRDPRIHAVVERFGHTATVEMLRLLQNEARCAIQAENALPDWCNAWEQEVEHRLDEKAQSALRPVINLTGTVLHTNLGRAQQAEEAVAAVVQAMRTPVTLEYDLDGAGRGHRDRALADLLCQLTGAEDACIVNNNAAAVLLMLAATASGKEVVVSRGELVEIGGAFRIPDVMRQAGCTLHEVGTTNRTHAKDYRAAVNENTALLMKVHTSNYHIEGFTKTVDEAGLAAIGQELNIPVIADLGSGSLVDLSQYGLPKEPMPQEMIAAGVSLVSFSGDKLLGGPQAGIIVGKRELIAKLQQHPLKRALRADKMTLAALEATLRLYLHPEKLADCLPTLRLLTRDAASIRAQAELLLPRIAPHYPDFDVRIEPCQSQIGSGSLPVDRLPSEALTFTPRDGRGSHLEALSSRWRGLPASVIGRIYDGRMWLDLRCLEDEERFLEMLLK; this is encoded by the coding sequence ATGACTACTCATCAATCGCTGTACAGCCAGATCCCCGCTACCGACCGTCTTCTTCGCGATCCCCGCATTCATGCTGTTGTTGAGCGTTTCGGCCATACCGCGACGGTGGAGATGTTACGCCTGCTTCAGAATGAAGCCCGATGCGCTATTCAGGCCGAAAATGCCTTGCCCGACTGGTGTAATGCGTGGGAGCAAGAAGTGGAGCACCGGCTGGATGAGAAAGCGCAAAGCGCGCTACGGCCTGTGATTAACCTGACGGGTACCGTGCTGCACACTAACCTGGGGCGCGCGCAGCAGGCGGAAGAGGCCGTAGCTGCGGTCGTGCAGGCCATGCGAACGCCCGTGACGCTGGAGTACGATCTGGACGGCGCCGGACGCGGGCATCGTGACCGGGCGCTGGCGGACCTGCTGTGCCAGCTGACCGGCGCGGAAGATGCCTGCATAGTGAATAACAACGCCGCAGCGGTACTGCTGATGCTGGCGGCGACCGCCAGCGGCAAAGAGGTGGTGGTTTCCCGCGGCGAGCTGGTGGAGATTGGCGGGGCGTTCCGCATTCCGGACGTGATGCGCCAGGCGGGCTGTACGCTGCATGAGGTGGGCACCACTAACCGTACCCATGCGAAAGATTATCGCGCGGCGGTGAATGAAAATACTGCCCTGCTGATGAAGGTTCACACCAGTAATTACCATATTGAAGGGTTCACCAAAACGGTTGACGAGGCCGGGCTGGCGGCGATTGGGCAGGAACTTAATATCCCGGTGATTGCCGATCTCGGCAGCGGCTCGCTGGTCGATCTCAGTCAGTACGGTCTGCCGAAAGAGCCGATGCCGCAAGAGATGATTGCTGCGGGCGTCAGCCTGGTCAGCTTTTCCGGCGACAAGCTGCTGGGCGGGCCGCAGGCCGGGATTATCGTCGGCAAGCGCGAGCTGATTGCGAAGCTGCAGCAGCATCCGCTCAAGCGCGCCCTGCGAGCTGATAAAATGACGCTTGCCGCGCTGGAGGCGACGCTGCGGCTTTATCTCCACCCGGAGAAACTGGCCGACTGCCTGCCCACGCTGCGTCTGTTAACCCGTGATGCCGCCTCGATTCGCGCCCAGGCCGAGTTACTGCTGCCGCGCATTGCCCCGCACTACCCCGATTTTGACGTTCGCATTGAACCCTGCCAGTCGCAGATTGGCAGCGGTTCGCTGCCGGTGGACAGGTTACCGAGTGAAGCGCTCACGTTCACCCCGCGTGACGGGCGCGGTAGCCATCTTGAAGCCCTGTCGTCGCGCTGGCGTGGCCTGCCTGCGTCGGTTATCGGGCGGATTTACGATGGCCGAATGTGGCTGGATCTGCGCTGCCTTGAAGATGAAGAGCGATTTCTGGAGATGTTGTTGAAATGA
- the selB gene encoding selenocysteine-specific translation elongation factor produces the protein MIIATAGHVDHGKTTLLQAITGINADRLPEEKKRGMTIDLGYAYWPQPDGRVLGFIDVPGHEKFLSNMLAGVGGIDHALLVVACDDGVMAQTREHLAILQLTGNPQLTVALTKADRVDDARVSEVRETVQATLREYGFADAPLFVTVATEGRGIDELRHHLQQLSSRDHASHHRFRLAIDRAFTVKGAGLVVTGTALSGEVKVGDSLWLTGVNKPMRVRGLHAQNQPAERAHAGQRIALNIAGDAEKEQLNRGDWLLADAPHEPSERVIVSLQTNVPLTQWQPLHIHHAASHITGRVSLLENDLAELVFDSPLWLADNDRLVLRDISARETLAGARVVALNPPRRGKRKPEYLQWLAALAQASDDNAALRVHLERGAVSLSDFAWARQLSGEGLRQLTQEPGFIQAGNSLLNAPVAARWQRKILNTLATYHEQHQDEPGRGRERLRRMALPMEDDALVLLLIENMRESGAIKSHHGWLHLPDHKAGFTADQEAAWQKVASLFGDEPWWVRDLARETNTDEQVMRQVLRHAAQQGLIVAIVKDRYYRNDRIVAFANLIRELDQERGSTCAADFRDRLNVGRKLAIQILEYFNRIGFTRRRGNDHLLRDSLLFPETP, from the coding sequence ATGATTATTGCCACCGCCGGTCATGTCGACCACGGAAAAACCACGTTGCTGCAGGCGATCACCGGCATAAACGCCGACCGTCTGCCGGAAGAGAAAAAGCGCGGCATGACCATCGATCTGGGCTATGCCTACTGGCCCCAGCCTGATGGCCGCGTACTGGGTTTTATAGATGTTCCGGGGCATGAAAAGTTTCTGTCCAACATGCTGGCGGGCGTGGGGGGTATCGACCATGCCCTGCTGGTGGTGGCCTGCGATGATGGCGTCATGGCGCAAACCCGTGAGCACCTGGCGATCCTGCAGCTGACCGGCAACCCGCAGCTGACCGTGGCGCTGACCAAAGCCGATCGCGTGGATGACGCACGCGTCAGCGAGGTGCGCGAAACGGTACAGGCGACCCTGCGGGAGTATGGTTTTGCCGATGCACCGCTTTTTGTCACCGTGGCGACAGAAGGGCGCGGTATCGATGAACTTCGTCACCACTTACAGCAGCTTTCGTCGCGTGACCACGCCAGCCATCACCGCTTCCGTCTGGCCATTGACCGGGCGTTTACCGTCAAAGGGGCGGGTCTGGTGGTGACCGGTACGGCGCTGAGCGGTGAAGTGAAGGTGGGGGATAGCCTGTGGCTGACGGGCGTTAACAAACCGATGCGCGTGCGCGGCCTGCATGCGCAAAACCAGCCCGCAGAGCGCGCTCATGCCGGGCAGCGGATCGCGCTGAACATAGCCGGTGATGCGGAAAAAGAGCAGCTTAACCGCGGGGACTGGCTGCTGGCCGATGCTCCGCATGAACCGTCTGAACGCGTCATTGTTTCTCTGCAGACAAACGTGCCCCTGACCCAATGGCAGCCGCTGCATATTCACCACGCGGCCAGCCATATCACCGGCCGCGTGTCGCTGCTGGAAAACGACCTTGCCGAACTGGTATTCGATTCCCCGCTCTGGCTGGCAGACAACGATCGTCTGGTACTGCGTGATATTTCCGCGCGGGAAACGCTGGCCGGAGCAAGGGTCGTCGCGCTGAATCCACCGCGACGCGGCAAGCGTAAACCTGAATATCTGCAGTGGCTGGCAGCGCTGGCGCAGGCCAGCGATGATAACGCCGCGCTGCGGGTGCATCTTGAACGCGGTGCGGTGAGTCTGAGTGATTTTGCATGGGCACGCCAGCTGAGCGGGGAAGGCTTACGGCAGCTGACACAAGAACCGGGCTTTATTCAGGCCGGCAACAGCCTGCTTAATGCCCCGGTTGCTGCACGCTGGCAGCGTAAGATACTGAACACGCTGGCGACGTACCATGAGCAGCATCAGGATGAGCCTGGCCGGGGCCGCGAGCGGCTGCGACGCATGGCGCTGCCGATGGAAGACGATGCGCTGGTGCTGCTGCTGATTGAAAACATGCGCGAAAGCGGGGCGATAAAAAGCCACCACGGCTGGCTGCATCTGCCGGATCACAAGGCCGGGTTCACCGCAGATCAAGAGGCAGCATGGCAAAAAGTGGCCTCGCTGTTTGGCGATGAGCCGTGGTGGGTTCGCGATCTGGCCCGCGAAACGAATACCGATGAGCAGGTGATGCGTCAGGTATTGCGCCATGCGGCGCAGCAGGGGCTGATAGTCGCGATCGTGAAAGATCGTTATTACCGTAACGATCGCATTGTGGCGTTTGCCAACCTGATCCGCGAGCTGGATCAGGAGCGGGGCTCTACCTGCGCGGCCGATTTCCGTGACCGGCTGAACGTGGGCCGCAAGCTGGCGATTCAGATCCTGGAGTATTTCAACCGCATTGGCTTTACCCGCCGTCGTGGTAACGATCATTTATTACGTGATTCGTTATTATTTCCTGAAACTCCGTGA
- the aldB gene encoding aldehyde dehydrogenase AldB, with protein sequence MTNNPLSSRIQPGEYGFPLRLKPRYDNFIGGDWVAPVDGEYYSNLTPVTGQPLCEIASSGKRDIDLALDAAHKAKDKWGHTSVQDRAAILFKIADRMEQNLELLATAETWDNGKPIRETMAADVPLAIDHFRYFASCIRAQEGGISEVDSDTVAYHFHEPLGVVGQIIPWNFPLLMASWKMAPALAAGNCIVLKPARLTPLSVLLLMEIVGDLLPPGVINVVNGAGGEIGEYLATSKRIAKVAFTGSTEVGQQIMQYATQNIIPVTLELGGKSPNIFFADVMEEEDAFFDKALEGFALFAFNQGEVCTCPSRALVQESIYERFMERAIRRVESIRSGNPLDNVTQMGAQVSHGQLETILNYIDIGRKEGADILTGGRRKVLGGDLQEGYYLEPTILFGQNNMRVFQEEIFGPVLAVTTFKTMEEALEIANDTPYGLGAGVWSRNGNLAYKMGRGIQAGRVWTNCYHAYPAHAAFGGYKQSGIGRETHKMMLEHYQQTKCLLVSYSDKPLGLF encoded by the coding sequence ATGACAAACAATCCTCTCTCATCGCGTATCCAGCCCGGCGAGTATGGTTTTCCCCTGAGGCTGAAACCTCGTTATGACAACTTTATTGGCGGCGACTGGGTGGCTCCCGTCGACGGCGAATACTATTCCAACCTGACTCCCGTTACCGGCCAGCCGCTGTGCGAGATAGCCAGCTCCGGCAAGCGCGATATCGATCTGGCGCTGGATGCGGCGCACAAAGCGAAAGATAAATGGGGCCATACCTCCGTTCAGGACCGTGCGGCCATTTTGTTCAAAATTGCCGACCGGATGGAGCAGAATCTGGAGCTGCTGGCGACGGCGGAAACCTGGGATAACGGCAAGCCGATCCGGGAAACGATGGCGGCAGACGTGCCGCTTGCCATCGACCACTTCCGCTATTTTGCCTCCTGCATTCGCGCTCAGGAGGGGGGAATAAGCGAGGTAGACAGCGACACCGTGGCATATCACTTCCACGAGCCGCTGGGCGTCGTCGGGCAAATCATTCCATGGAACTTCCCGCTGCTGATGGCGAGCTGGAAAATGGCGCCCGCGCTGGCGGCCGGGAACTGCATTGTGCTGAAACCGGCGCGTCTGACCCCGCTCTCGGTGCTGCTGCTGATGGAAATCGTTGGCGATCTTCTGCCGCCGGGCGTTATTAACGTGGTTAACGGTGCGGGCGGTGAGATCGGAGAATATCTGGCCACCTCAAAACGCATCGCTAAAGTGGCGTTTACAGGCTCGACGGAAGTGGGTCAGCAAATCATGCAGTACGCCACGCAGAACATTATTCCGGTGACCCTGGAGCTGGGCGGGAAATCCCCGAACATCTTTTTCGCGGACGTAATGGAGGAAGAAGATGCCTTCTTCGATAAAGCCCTGGAAGGATTTGCGCTGTTTGCGTTTAACCAGGGCGAAGTCTGTACCTGCCCAAGCCGCGCGCTGGTTCAGGAGTCCATCTATGAGCGCTTTATGGAGCGGGCCATTCGCCGCGTCGAGTCAATCCGCAGCGGTAACCCGCTCGATAACGTCACGCAGATGGGGGCGCAGGTCTCGCACGGACAGCTGGAAACTATCCTCAACTACATTGATATCGGCAGGAAAGAAGGGGCGGATATTCTGACCGGTGGTCGCCGTAAAGTGCTCGGCGGGGATCTGCAGGAAGGGTATTACCTTGAGCCGACGATCCTGTTCGGTCAGAACAACATGCGCGTCTTCCAGGAGGAAATTTTCGGACCTGTGCTGGCCGTGACCACCTTCAAAACGATGGAGGAGGCGCTGGAGATTGCCAACGACACGCCGTATGGCCTGGGGGCAGGCGTCTGGAGCCGCAACGGTAATCTGGCCTATAAAATGGGCAGAGGCATTCAGGCCGGGCGTGTATGGACCAACTGCTACCATGCCTATCCTGCGCACGCGGCATTTGGCGGTTATAAGCAATCGGGCATCGGGCGTGAAACCCATAAGATGATGCTGGAGCATTACCAGCAGACGAAATGTTTGCTGGTCAGCTACTCTGATAAACCGCTGGGGCTGTTCTAA
- a CDS encoding LysR family transcriptional regulator → MSNLQLKPRELKIISVIAATRSIGDAAALLGMAQANVSKYLSDFETRVGLKVFERTTRQLALTQFGEALLPYVNATLDKNTQLVNFIADYKHEKRGKVTIYAPTGIVTYLSRHVIHKIEDIGDIRISLKTYNLDRNEFAEGVSFPDDCDILITYAQPKDESLVASVLTKYSVTAFATLEYLNKHPITGPEDLINHSCILIDSMLVDDANIWRFRVHGSDNVHDYRVTGNYICDNTQTALELARNNLGIVFAPKESLKKELTQGMLVPCFPHQEEWWLDLTAIFHKREYQPWRVQYVLDGVLNCLRQQIAQAAHGRPEQGD, encoded by the coding sequence ATGAGTAATTTACAGCTAAAGCCACGCGAATTAAAAATCATATCCGTCATCGCCGCAACTCGCAGCATTGGCGATGCCGCCGCCCTGCTGGGCATGGCGCAGGCCAACGTCAGCAAATATCTGTCTGATTTTGAAACACGGGTTGGACTCAAGGTTTTTGAACGCACCACGCGCCAGCTGGCGCTTACTCAGTTCGGTGAAGCGTTACTTCCCTACGTTAACGCCACGCTGGATAAAAACACTCAACTTGTTAATTTCATTGCTGATTATAAGCATGAGAAACGTGGGAAAGTCACGATTTACGCCCCTACGGGTATTGTGACCTATCTGTCGCGGCATGTGATCCACAAAATCGAGGATATCGGTGACATCCGCATATCCCTGAAAACGTACAATCTGGATCGCAATGAATTTGCCGAAGGTGTTTCATTTCCAGATGACTGCGATATTTTAATTACCTATGCGCAACCGAAAGACGAAAGTCTGGTCGCCAGCGTGTTGACAAAATATTCCGTTACGGCATTCGCAACCCTTGAGTATTTAAATAAACATCCCATAACGGGGCCTGAAGATTTAATTAATCATTCCTGTATTCTCATTGACTCCATGCTGGTTGATGATGCAAACATCTGGCGTTTCCGCGTGCACGGCAGTGATAACGTGCATGACTACCGGGTGACCGGTAATTATATTTGCGACAATACGCAGACGGCCCTGGAGCTGGCAAGAAATAATCTTGGGATTGTTTTTGCGCCAAAAGAGAGTCTGAAAAAAGAATTAACGCAAGGGATGCTGGTCCCCTGCTTTCCGCACCAGGAGGAATGGTGGCTCGATCTGACGGCCATCTTCCACAAACGCGAATACCAGCCCTGGCGTGTGCAATACGTTCTGGATGGCGTTCTGAACTGCCTGCGCCAGCAAATTGCTCAGGCCGCCCATGGACGGCCTGAGCAGGGCGATTAG
- a CDS encoding MipA/OmpV family protein, with translation MTFKYKLLIAATLFATSSAMASDFSLGAGAVFNESPYKGYNENTTAVPLISYEGDNFYVRQTTGGWILWKDAKNELSLTASWMPLHFDPDDNDDHQMKQLDERKASAFLGGAYYRHESWGSLKVAVSGDAMDESGGVVGEVSYFRPIRMERLTLTPSVGVFYSDESYNDYYYGVSGSESRRSGLEQYSAGDSWTPYVGLAAKYQLTQKLYLNASAVYTVLPDDVKNSPMIDRDDSFALMTGLTWRF, from the coding sequence ATGACTTTTAAATACAAATTACTCATCGCTGCCACATTATTTGCAACATCCTCAGCAATGGCCAGTGACTTTTCACTAGGAGCGGGGGCCGTATTTAATGAGTCTCCTTACAAAGGCTATAACGAAAATACTACCGCAGTACCATTAATTAGTTACGAAGGCGACAACTTTTATGTTCGCCAGACCACGGGCGGATGGATCCTGTGGAAAGACGCAAAAAATGAACTCAGCCTGACCGCATCGTGGATGCCGCTGCATTTCGATCCTGATGACAACGACGACCATCAGATGAAGCAGCTCGATGAGCGTAAAGCCTCTGCCTTCCTCGGCGGCGCGTACTACCGCCACGAAAGCTGGGGTTCTCTGAAAGTGGCGGTCTCGGGTGATGCGATGGATGAAAGCGGTGGCGTGGTGGGCGAGGTATCGTACTTCCGTCCGATCCGAATGGAGCGCCTGACCCTGACGCCTTCTGTTGGTGTGTTCTACAGCGACGAAAGCTATAACGACTACTACTACGGCGTATCCGGCAGCGAGTCTCGCCGCTCAGGTCTGGAGCAATACTCCGCCGGTGACAGCTGGACGCCATACGTTGGCCTGGCGGCTAAATATCAGTTAACCCAGAAGCTGTACCTCAACGCCAGCGCGGTCTACACCGTGTTGCCTGACGACGTGAAGAACAGCCCGATGATCGACCGCGACGACAGCTTCGCGCTGATGACCGGCCTGACCTGGCGTTTCTGA
- a CDS encoding 4Fe-4S dicluster domain-containing protein, with amino-acid sequence MNRYIMADSEKCIGCRTCEVACAVSHQEFVSSNDLMPRIRVVKGGAYTTAVGCHQCEDAPCANVCPTSAIRRSAGAWLVEQSRCIGCKSCVVACPFGAMQVRLEGNRAQALKCDLCAHREGGPACVEACPTHALRCVDPGSIRAEKLTAFY; translated from the coding sequence ATGAACCGATATATCATGGCGGACTCGGAAAAATGCATTGGGTGCCGCACCTGTGAAGTGGCCTGCGCGGTGTCGCATCAGGAATTTGTCTCCTCAAATGATTTAATGCCCCGCATTCGGGTGGTGAAAGGGGGAGCATATACCACGGCGGTCGGGTGTCATCAGTGCGAGGATGCGCCCTGTGCAAATGTGTGCCCAACCAGCGCAATCCGACGTTCAGCCGGAGCCTGGCTCGTTGAGCAGTCGCGCTGCATTGGGTGCAAAAGCTGTGTGGTGGCGTGTCCGTTTGGGGCGATGCAGGTGCGTCTGGAGGGAAATAGGGCGCAGGCGCTGAAATGTGATTTATGTGCGCATCGCGAAGGCGGACCGGCCTGCGTCGAGGCCTGTCCAACCCACGCGCTGCGCTGTGTTGATCCTGGCAGTATTCGGGCTGAAAAGCTTACTGCATTTTATTGA
- a CDS encoding POTRA domain-containing protein, which translates to MKNHFLFSLTGLVVLSMARADTLPSIINPDNPAQVSRNIAPEQTEVVQQPKVKIEKPQSTLTPETPITIHHIQFIGGTRYPLQELLKPFRPYAGKTVPLKTLTGLVNDITARYKADGFPLSYAWLPDNNFQQGNIKIVLVEGYVAHSDITSNNPHIAERLKRLSEKIMAEKPLSQDTFDRYSQLMTRTPNVPVTANAQLPTNIYGAAAMQITGNQERSWNIASTIDTRKGQDLMMLNGTLSNLTSYGDQLGVATLIPLDSNTRKNYVGLNWQQFLNDEGLTMQLKGSYYREDPRDFSPLLSLPNNIQVDSKQKTTQYNGGVTFGYPLLLTQKSQINVTSGFDYTDRQDDYALQARLQGRTFKLDSVNQHARYPALEVGINGAHQFTTASVSGRLNVRQGIDAMGADIVSAPKPDINFTLTKSYLDAAWLFADKWRLSTSWEGDWSNNTLPEPERVSFGAQRFGRGYQDSEASGDYGYGGQVELRYIQMRRESTWLTTIQPYILADTAQTWFNTAGLPHQRLGSVATGVMIGDTRHYSVTVEAARPVGDVPTDSRNRDWRYSLTFTWNFNKMQ; encoded by the coding sequence ATGAAAAACCATTTCCTTTTTTCGCTAACGGGGCTGGTTGTGCTGAGCATGGCCCGCGCCGATACACTGCCCTCTATTATTAACCCTGATAACCCGGCGCAAGTTTCTCGTAATATTGCCCCAGAACAGACTGAGGTCGTCCAACAGCCGAAAGTCAAAATAGAAAAACCGCAGTCAACGCTAACGCCTGAAACGCCCATTACCATTCATCACATTCAGTTTATTGGCGGCACGCGTTATCCCTTGCAGGAATTACTTAAACCCTTCAGGCCGTACGCCGGAAAAACCGTGCCGCTAAAAACGCTCACGGGGCTGGTAAATGATATTACGGCGCGCTACAAGGCGGACGGTTTTCCGCTCTCCTATGCCTGGCTGCCCGATAATAATTTCCAGCAGGGAAATATTAAAATTGTTCTGGTTGAAGGGTATGTCGCTCACAGTGACATCACCAGTAATAACCCTCACATCGCCGAGCGTCTTAAACGATTGTCAGAAAAAATCATGGCGGAAAAACCGCTGTCTCAGGATACGTTCGATCGCTATAGCCAGCTGATGACCCGTACCCCTAACGTTCCGGTCACGGCCAACGCGCAGCTGCCAACCAATATATATGGCGCGGCGGCAATGCAGATAACCGGTAATCAGGAGCGGAGCTGGAATATCGCCTCCACGATCGACACCCGTAAAGGGCAAGATTTAATGATGCTGAACGGAACGCTCAGCAACCTGACAAGCTATGGCGATCAGCTGGGCGTGGCTACGCTTATACCATTAGATAGCAACACGCGGAAAAACTATGTCGGTCTCAACTGGCAGCAGTTTTTAAACGATGAAGGGCTGACGATGCAGCTCAAAGGCAGCTATTACCGTGAAGATCCGCGAGATTTTTCCCCCCTGCTCTCTTTGCCCAATAATATTCAGGTCGATTCGAAGCAAAAAACAACGCAATACAACGGCGGCGTGACGTTTGGCTATCCATTGCTGCTGACGCAAAAATCACAAATTAATGTGACCAGCGGTTTTGATTACACCGACCGTCAGGATGATTATGCCCTGCAGGCCAGACTGCAGGGCAGAACCTTTAAGCTGGACTCCGTTAACCAACACGCGCGTTATCCTGCGCTGGAGGTGGGAATTAATGGTGCACATCAATTCACAACCGCCAGCGTCAGCGGCCGACTCAACGTCCGTCAGGGTATTGATGCGATGGGAGCCGATATCGTCTCAGCCCCTAAACCCGATATTAATTTTACGCTCACAAAAAGCTATCTGGACGCTGCCTGGCTGTTTGCCGATAAATGGCGGCTATCAACATCCTGGGAGGGAGACTGGTCTAATAACACGTTACCAGAGCCTGAACGCGTTAGCTTCGGTGCCCAGCGCTTTGGCCGCGGATATCAGGACAGTGAAGCGAGCGGTGATTACGGCTATGGCGGGCAGGTAGAACTGCGCTATATCCAGATGAGAAGAGAGAGCACCTGGCTTACCACCATCCAACCCTATATCCTGGCCGATACCGCGCAAACCTGGTTTAACACGGCCGGTTTACCTCATCAGCGGCTCGGGTCAGTTGCTACCGGGGTGATGATCGGCGATACGCGCCACTATAGCGTCACGGTGGAGGCGGCAAGACCCGTCGGGGATGTTCCGACAGACAGTCGCAACAGGGACTGGCGCTACAGTCTGACGTTCACGTGGAATTTCAATAAAATGCAGTAA